A portion of the Sandaracinobacteroides saxicola genome contains these proteins:
- a CDS encoding DUF1214 domain-containing protein, producing MSMPVGAAETVTIDNFIRAETHFYMAGQVASGCFAKLCHQARTPPVDNQPVIRINRDTLYSQGVFDLSTPLTITMPDAGKRYQMLSVINEDHLIRHVSYTAGPVTLTREMVGSRYAFVIVRTFVQPNNAADARAVAALQAGIGVAQASPGAFEVPEWNQDQRAALRSALLGVGRFMPDSRRTFGDAGDTDPVRRLVGTAGGWGGIAERDAIYLNERVANNDGVQPYVLTVGKVPVDAFWSVTVYNAKGFYEGPETAISLNNVSARQNEDGTTTIRFGGDPRAPNALRIMPGWNYTVRLYRPRPEILDGRWRFPAAKPAG from the coding sequence ATGAGCATGCCTGTCGGGGCAGCGGAAACCGTGACCATCGACAATTTCATCAGGGCGGAAACACATTTCTACATGGCGGGGCAGGTGGCAAGCGGCTGTTTTGCCAAGCTCTGCCATCAGGCGCGCACCCCGCCGGTGGACAATCAGCCGGTGATCCGGATCAACCGGGACACGCTCTACAGCCAGGGGGTGTTCGACCTGTCGACGCCGCTGACCATCACCATGCCCGATGCCGGCAAACGCTATCAGATGCTGAGCGTGATCAACGAAGATCACCTGATCCGGCACGTATCCTACACCGCGGGACCCGTGACGTTGACGCGCGAAATGGTGGGCAGCCGCTATGCCTTCGTCATCGTGCGCACCTTCGTGCAGCCGAACAATGCCGCGGACGCCAGGGCGGTGGCGGCGTTGCAGGCGGGGATCGGTGTGGCGCAGGCCAGCCCCGGCGCCTTCGAGGTTCCCGAGTGGAACCAGGACCAGCGCGCCGCGCTGCGCAGCGCCCTGTTGGGCGTGGGCCGCTTCATGCCGGATTCGCGGCGCACCTTCGGTGATGCCGGCGACACCGATCCGGTGCGGCGGCTGGTCGGCACGGCCGGCGGCTGGGGCGGCATCGCCGAGCGCGATGCCATCTATCTGAACGAACGGGTCGCCAACAACGACGGTGTCCAGCCCTATGTGCTGACGGTGGGCAAGGTTCCGGTCGATGCCTTCTGGTCGGTCACGGTGTACAACGCCAAGGGCTTTTACGAAGGGCCGGAGACCGCGATTTCGCTGAACAATGTCAGCGCGCGGCAGAATGAGGACGGTACCACGACCATCCGCTTCGGCGGCGATCCGCGCGCGCCCAATGCGCTGCGCATCATGCCGGGCTGGAACTATACCGTGCGGCTGTATCGGCCGCGCCCGGAAATCCTTGACGGCCGCTGGCGCTTTCCCGCGGCCAAACCCGCGGGCTGA
- a CDS encoding CaiB/BaiF CoA transferase family protein has protein sequence MGPLEGVKVLDLSQIVSGPMAAAMLGDQGAEVIKLESPGGDPVRTVGARKGNMSAIFISVNRGKKGRTLDLKNPADHAEFERLVAWADVLIENFRPGAMERLGYGYARCAAINPRLIYASITGFGADGPYANLRAYDPVVQAASGIAASQAGADGNPALVQSLVADKVTALTMAQAITAALFARERSGVGQHVQVAMLDAALAFNWPESMYNHAFVEPADPFPEYGTLTRLWPAKDGFVSMAAIQDSEFAAMCEALGHPESLSDPAYATMAGRFGNLARLLPAMAAEVGRRTRAELMAGFVAAGAVGCTANSRAEVLADPQVRHNELIVEVDQGAHGPVRVVRHAARFSATPARSPTPAPLLGEHN, from the coding sequence ATGGGACCGCTGGAGGGTGTGAAGGTTCTGGACCTGAGCCAGATCGTGTCGGGGCCGATGGCGGCGGCGATGCTGGGGGATCAGGGGGCCGAGGTGATCAAGCTGGAGAGCCCTGGCGGCGATCCGGTGCGGACGGTGGGCGCGCGCAAGGGCAATATGAGCGCGATCTTCATCAGCGTGAACCGGGGCAAGAAGGGGCGGACGCTCGATCTGAAGAATCCCGCCGATCATGCTGAATTCGAACGATTGGTGGCGTGGGCGGATGTGCTCATCGAGAATTTCCGGCCGGGTGCGATGGAGCGGCTGGGCTATGGCTATGCGCGTTGTGCCGCGATCAACCCGCGGCTGATCTATGCCTCGATCACCGGCTTCGGCGCCGATGGGCCGTACGCCAACCTGCGGGCCTATGACCCCGTGGTGCAGGCGGCGAGCGGCATTGCGGCCTCTCAGGCAGGCGCGGATGGCAACCCGGCGCTGGTGCAGAGCCTGGTGGCGGACAAGGTCACGGCGCTGACCATGGCGCAGGCGATCACGGCGGCGCTGTTCGCGCGGGAGCGCAGCGGCGTGGGCCAGCATGTGCAGGTGGCGATGCTGGACGCGGCGCTCGCCTTCAACTGGCCGGAGAGCATGTACAACCATGCCTTCGTCGAACCCGCCGATCCATTCCCGGAATATGGCACATTGACCCGGCTGTGGCCGGCGAAGGACGGGTTCGTCAGCATGGCCGCCATCCAGGACAGCGAGTTCGCGGCGATGTGCGAGGCACTGGGGCATCCCGAGAGCCTGTCCGACCCGGCCTATGCCACGATGGCCGGGCGGTTCGGCAATCTGGCGCGGCTGCTGCCGGCCATGGCCGCCGAGGTGGGCAGGCGCACGCGCGCCGAGCTGATGGCCGGGTTCGTCGCGGCCGGCGCGGTGGGATGCACCGCCAACAGTCGTGCCGAAGTGCTGGCGGACCCGCAGGTCCGGCATAACGAGCTGATCGTCGAGGTGGACCAGGGGGCGCATGGGCCGGTCAGGGTGGTGCGTCACGCCGCGAGGTTCAGCGCCACGCCGGCCCGGTCGCCCACGCCTGCGCCGCTGCTGGGCGAGCATAATTAA
- a CDS encoding PEPxxWA-CTERM sorting domain-containing protein, translating to MIAQASLKQLCVLLAAGGIGAGTTVAVQTVAPRPKPAVVKTAAAPMSRINPAAQQKVSLAQKPVNFTPAKLELADDGCSSQDAALAQLSRLQPVTPPDGTRIAGLSLPIAAAVPGTNGVAPPSPFNPGGGIGGGISGGGGGSGSTSSPSGIGSPGERAKGPVEMPTVPMVPAVPEPQVWALMIIGYGLVGWMVRKRLVAA from the coding sequence ATGATCGCGCAGGCCTCACTGAAGCAGCTATGCGTGCTGCTGGCCGCGGGCGGCATCGGCGCCGGGACGACGGTTGCCGTGCAGACAGTTGCGCCACGGCCAAAACCGGCTGTCGTCAAAACTGCCGCGGCACCGATGTCCCGGATCAACCCGGCGGCGCAACAGAAGGTGAGCCTTGCGCAGAAGCCGGTCAATTTCACGCCCGCCAAGCTGGAGCTGGCCGATGATGGCTGTTCCAGCCAGGACGCGGCGCTTGCCCAGCTGTCGCGCTTGCAGCCGGTCACACCGCCGGATGGGACCAGGATTGCCGGACTGTCGCTGCCCATCGCCGCCGCGGTTCCCGGCACCAATGGCGTGGCGCCGCCGTCGCCCTTCAACCCCGGTGGCGGGATCGGTGGCGGGATCAGCGGTGGTGGGGGCGGAAGCGGGAGCACAAGCTCGCCGTCAGGCATCGGCTCGCCCGGCGAGCGGGCCAAGGGGCCAGTCGAGATGCCGACGGTGCCCATGGTGCCGGCGGTGCCGGAGCCGCAGGTCTGGGCGCTGATGATCATCGGCTATGGCCTGGTCGGCTGGATGGTCCGGAAACGCCTGGTGGCGGCCTAA
- a CDS encoding DUF3011 domain-containing protein has translation MRNAIIMAASVAILLNPVSVAAQYARPETRPAPRPEPEPVRPLRDRAAPGGSSAPAGGVWAGATIRCESRNNGRRECSADTRGGVRLVRQLSDAACREHRTWGTTGNAIWVDNGCRGEFQTRYGGGGHGGHVVVENSSSGPSTAAIIGGVAVAGGLIALLAKPSKGSKPAPAPPPAQPGQPQPVAPPPAPALPAAPAGPAKISASLGGVTPDARPALGMCLNDAARQIGATGGSEIKLDRLDDVAPGNGGFRFRMMLVGIYPDKPRVIPTFCRATPTKVVELTFG, from the coding sequence ATGCGCAATGCGATCATCATGGCGGCCAGTGTGGCGATCCTGCTGAACCCGGTTTCGGTGGCGGCGCAATATGCCCGGCCCGAGACGCGCCCGGCGCCACGGCCAGAGCCCGAACCGGTGCGGCCGCTGCGTGACCGCGCCGCGCCGGGTGGCAGCAGCGCGCCGGCCGGCGGCGTGTGGGCGGGGGCCACGATCCGCTGCGAAAGCCGCAACAATGGCCGCCGCGAGTGCAGCGCCGACACGCGCGGCGGCGTGCGGCTGGTGCGGCAGCTGAGCGATGCCGCCTGCCGCGAGCATCGCACCTGGGGCACGACCGGCAACGCGATCTGGGTGGACAATGGCTGCCGCGGCGAATTCCAGACGCGCTATGGCGGCGGTGGGCATGGCGGCCATGTGGTGGTGGAAAACAGCAGCAGCGGGCCATCGACCGCGGCGATCATCGGCGGTGTGGCGGTGGCGGGCGGGCTGATCGCCCTTCTGGCCAAGCCGTCCAAGGGCAGCAAGCCGGCGCCGGCTCCGCCGCCCGCGCAGCCCGGCCAGCCGCAGCCGGTTGCGCCGCCACCCGCCCCCGCCCTGCCGGCGGCGCCGGCCGGGCCGGCGAAAATCAGCGCATCCTTGGGCGGCGTGACTCCTGATGCGCGACCGGCGCTGGGCATGTGCCTGAATGACGCCGCGCGGCAGATCGGCGCGACCGGGGGCAGCGAGATCAAGCTGGACCGGCTGGACGATGTGGCGCCGGGCAATGGCGGGTTCCGGTTCCGGATGATGCTGGTGGGTATCTACCCCGACAAGCCGCGCGTCATCCCAACCTTCTGCCGGGCGACGCCGACGAAGGTCGTGGAGCTGACCTTCGGCTGA
- a CDS encoding transporter has product MRLPLFLSLAAILSATPALAVDDGPRAYFPLPTGTSTINLMGIFQASNSSVDAVTAVKGAKVNVDVGVLQVSRTFDVGGNAAGLFAVMPFGEVRGEATLAGPFGNEFVRRTSSGGLGDISIAGVLGIVGSPALTRPQYVRHVPGFSLGALLMVTAPTGEYDRAKLINLGTNRWSFRIGAPMGWALGGSYLSPELTTIEVVPSVTFYTVNDAPFRAGRRSQAALFRVEGHVTHNFSRAFWASLDLTGNSGGATTTDGLADRNTRTWMGAGITAGMNFSPAFGVTATYGGVIAGNSNAPDGDGFRVNLRYSF; this is encoded by the coding sequence ATGCGTTTACCCCTGTTCCTTTCCCTCGCCGCGATCCTGTCGGCCACCCCGGCATTGGCGGTCGATGACGGTCCGCGCGCCTATTTCCCGCTGCCGACGGGCACCAGCACCATCAACCTGATGGGCATTTTCCAGGCGTCCAACAGCTCGGTCGATGCCGTGACCGCGGTGAAGGGCGCGAAGGTGAATGTCGACGTCGGCGTGCTGCAGGTTTCGCGCACCTTCGATGTCGGCGGCAATGCGGCCGGCCTATTCGCGGTGATGCCATTCGGCGAGGTGCGGGGCGAGGCGACGCTCGCCGGTCCTTTCGGCAATGAGTTTGTCCGGCGCACATCGAGCGGCGGGCTGGGCGACATCAGCATCGCCGGCGTGCTGGGCATCGTGGGGTCGCCGGCGCTGACGCGCCCGCAATATGTCCGCCATGTGCCGGGCTTCTCTTTGGGCGCGTTGCTGATGGTGACGGCGCCGACCGGCGAATATGATCGTGCCAAGCTGATCAACCTGGGCACCAACCGCTGGTCGTTCCGGATCGGCGCGCCGATGGGGTGGGCGCTGGGCGGATCCTACCTCTCGCCCGAGCTGACGACGATCGAGGTCGTGCCGAGCGTGACCTTCTATACGGTGAACGATGCGCCGTTCCGGGCCGGGCGGCGGTCCCAGGCGGCGCTGTTCCGGGTGGAGGGGCATGTGACGCATAATTTCAGCCGCGCCTTCTGGGCCTCGCTGGACCTGACCGGCAACAGCGGCGGCGCGACGACGACCGATGGCCTGGCCGACCGCAACACCAGGACCTGGATGGGGGCGGGCATCACCGCGGGGATGAATTTCTCGCCGGCGTTCGGCGTGACGGCGACCTATGGCGGCGTGATCGCGGGCAACAGCAATGCGCCCGACGGCGACGGTTTCCGGGTCAACCTTCGATACAGTTTTTGA
- the lon gene encoding endopeptidase La, translating to MTTTLPVLPLRDIVVFPQMIVPLFVGREKSVKALEAVMTTDKSIFLLSQLDPANEDPGSDDLYDVGTLATVLQLLKLPDGTVKVLVEGQQRARRLRLEDGEHLAAEVEMLEDVPPEGAEAEALLRSAVKQFETYVKSSKKAGPDISAQIAAIDDAGRFADTVAANLNLKIADKQALLSELNVARRLELVFGFMEGEMGVMQVEKKIKTRVKRQMEKTQREYYLNEQLKAIQRELGDQDDGGNEVAEYETLLKKVKLSKEAREKAVAEIKKLKTMSPMSAEATVVRNWLDVLFALPWGKASKVKRDIVAAQAVLDADHFGLEKVKERIVEYLAVQARTAKIRGPILCLVGPPGVGKTSLGRSIAKATGREFIRQSLGGVRDEAEIRGHRRTYIGSLPGKIIQNLKKAGANNPLFLLDEIDKLGQDFRGDPSSALLEVLDPEQNSKFNDHYLEVDFDLSNVMFVTTANSYNMPQPLLDRMEIISLSGYTEDEKVEIATRHLLPKTIGEHGLKPAEFAVEEAALRDLIRYYTREAGVRTLERELAKLARKSLRRILEKKAESVTVTRDNLHEFAGTQKFRFGISETEDQIGAVTGLAWTSVGGDLLTIESVTIPGKGVIKTTGKLGDVMNESIAAALSFAKARAVAYGIQPTLFSKKDIHVHVPEGATPKDGPSAGIAMVTSIISTLTANPVNREVAMTGEVTLRGRVLPIGGLKEKLLAALRGGIKTVLIPAENEKDLADIPENVKAGLTIIPVSHVDEVLKVALTRPLVPIDWTDPDELAAAPVTVQVEAVTTPAVTH from the coding sequence ATGACCACCACCCTGCCCGTCCTGCCCCTTCGTGACATCGTTGTCTTTCCGCAGATGATCGTGCCGCTTTTCGTCGGGCGCGAGAAGAGCGTGAAGGCGCTGGAAGCGGTGATGACGACCGACAAGTCGATCTTCCTGCTGTCCCAGCTCGACCCGGCGAACGAGGATCCGGGCAGCGATGATCTTTATGACGTGGGCACGCTGGCAACGGTGTTGCAGCTGTTGAAGCTGCCCGATGGCACGGTGAAGGTGCTGGTGGAGGGGCAGCAACGGGCACGACGGCTGCGCCTGGAAGATGGCGAGCATCTGGCGGCCGAAGTCGAGATGCTGGAGGATGTGCCGCCGGAGGGCGCGGAGGCCGAGGCCTTGCTGCGCAGCGCGGTGAAGCAGTTCGAGACCTATGTGAAGTCCTCGAAGAAGGCCGGGCCGGACATCAGCGCGCAGATCGCCGCCATCGATGACGCCGGGCGCTTCGCCGATACCGTCGCCGCCAATCTGAACCTGAAGATCGCCGACAAGCAGGCGCTGCTCTCTGAACTGAATGTCGCGCGCCGGCTGGAACTGGTGTTCGGCTTCATGGAAGGCGAGATGGGGGTGATGCAGGTCGAGAAGAAGATCAAGACCCGCGTCAAGCGCCAGATGGAGAAGACCCAGCGCGAATATTATCTGAACGAGCAGCTGAAGGCGATCCAGCGCGAGCTGGGTGACCAGGACGATGGCGGCAATGAAGTGGCGGAATATGAAACGCTGCTGAAGAAGGTGAAGCTGTCCAAGGAAGCCCGCGAAAAGGCCGTTGCCGAGATCAAGAAGCTGAAGACCATGTCGCCGATGTCGGCCGAGGCGACCGTCGTGCGCAACTGGCTGGACGTGCTGTTCGCGCTGCCGTGGGGCAAGGCGAGCAAGGTGAAGCGCGACATCGTGGCGGCGCAGGCGGTGCTGGATGCCGACCATTTCGGGCTGGAGAAGGTGAAGGAGCGCATCGTCGAATATCTGGCGGTGCAGGCGCGCACGGCGAAGATCAGGGGGCCGATCCTGTGCCTGGTGGGCCCGCCGGGCGTGGGCAAGACCTCGCTTGGCCGCAGCATCGCCAAGGCGACCGGGCGGGAATTCATCCGCCAGTCGCTGGGCGGCGTGCGCGACGAGGCGGAAATCCGTGGCCACCGGCGCACCTACATCGGCTCGCTGCCTGGCAAGATCATCCAGAACCTGAAAAAGGCCGGCGCCAACAACCCGCTGTTCCTGCTGGATGAAATCGACAAGCTGGGGCAGGATTTCCGCGGCGATCCCTCCTCCGCGCTGCTGGAGGTGCTGGACCCGGAACAGAACAGCAAGTTCAACGACCATTATCTGGAGGTCGATTTCGACCTTTCCAACGTGATGTTCGTGACCACGGCGAACAGCTACAACATGCCGCAGCCGCTGCTTGACCGCATGGAGATCATCAGCCTGTCGGGCTATACCGAGGATGAGAAGGTCGAGATCGCGACGCGCCACCTGCTGCCCAAGACCATCGGCGAACATGGGCTGAAGCCCGCCGAGTTCGCAGTGGAGGAAGCGGCGCTGCGCGACCTGATCCGTTACTACACGCGCGAGGCCGGCGTGCGGACACTGGAACGCGAACTTGCCAAGCTGGCGCGCAAGTCCTTGCGGCGCATCCTGGAGAAAAAGGCCGAGAGCGTGACCGTGACGCGGGACAATCTGCACGAGTTCGCCGGCACGCAGAAGTTCCGTTTTGGCATTTCCGAAACCGAGGACCAGATCGGCGCCGTGACCGGTCTCGCCTGGACCAGCGTGGGCGGCGACCTTTTGACCATCGAATCCGTCACCATCCCCGGCAAGGGGGTGATCAAGACCACCGGCAAGCTGGGCGATGTGATGAACGAGAGCATCGCCGCGGCGCTGAGCTTCGCCAAGGCGCGGGCCGTGGCCTATGGCATCCAGCCGACGCTGTTCAGCAAGAAGGACATCCACGTCCATGTGCCCGAGGGCGCGACGCCGAAGGACGGGCCGAGCGCGGGGATCGCGATGGTGACGTCGATCATCTCCACCCTGACCGCGAACCCGGTCAATCGGGAGGTGGCGATGACTGGCGAAGTGACGCTGCGCGGCCGGGTGCTGCCGATCGGCGGGTTGAAGGAGAAATTGCTGGCGGCGCTGCGCGGCGGCATCAAGACCGTGCTGATCCCGGCGGAGAATGAGAAGGACCTGGCCGACATTCCGGAGAATGTGAAGGCCGGGCTGACCATCATTCCCGTGAGCCATGTGGACGAGGTGCTGAAAGTGGCGCTGACCCGCCCGCTGGTGCCGATCGACTGGACCGATCCCGACGAGCTGGCGGCGGCGCCGGTGACCGTACAGGTGGAAGCGGTGACGACGCCGGCGGTGACGCATTGA
- a CDS encoding MFS transporter: MREAHSGEFRRHWPLVAGSSLGLGFGVSMWATIASLFVLPLSAEFGWTRGEIAQLSAISLITALWSPLVGLAADRWGVRPVAILSYVLLGGGYLVATQLTGSLWSYALLLLAMGFCGIGTTAITWARPIVGTFFVARGLALALVFAGVSISGILVPPLLEAVIAAQGWRSGFVTVAALVWGVGLVAALVIMPRKPITPMARAALARAPRQWGVIFRSPAFWLLFAAMVLVNLGGTGLIGQLVPMLSDRGLRSADAALLLSLYAAAILVGRLTTGLLLDRVNPPLVSALAMLVPALGCLMLNEAALGLAYAALAVVLIGAAQGAETDVLGFMTARYLGQAHYSALMGIYFGATLTGNSLGAVLIGRTYDATGHYTLALWIFAAAFALGAMAFGALRWCRVVEHRGLPV; the protein is encoded by the coding sequence ATGAGGGAGGCACATTCGGGCGAATTCCGCCGGCACTGGCCGCTGGTCGCGGGGTCGTCGCTCGGCCTCGGCTTCGGTGTCTCGATGTGGGCCACCATCGCCAGCCTGTTCGTGCTGCCGCTCAGCGCCGAGTTCGGCTGGACCCGCGGCGAGATCGCGCAGCTTTCCGCCATCTCGCTGATCACTGCGCTCTGGTCGCCGCTGGTGGGCCTGGCCGCGGACCGCTGGGGCGTGCGTCCGGTCGCCATCCTCTCCTATGTGCTCCTGGGCGGCGGCTATCTTGTCGCCACGCAGCTGACAGGCTCGCTGTGGAGCTATGCGCTGCTGCTGCTCGCCATGGGGTTCTGCGGCATCGGCACCACGGCGATCACCTGGGCGCGGCCCATCGTGGGCACCTTCTTCGTGGCAAGGGGCCTGGCGCTGGCGCTGGTGTTTGCCGGCGTCTCCATCTCCGGCATCCTGGTGCCGCCGCTGCTGGAGGCGGTGATTGCCGCGCAGGGCTGGCGCAGCGGCTTTGTCACCGTCGCCGCGCTGGTGTGGGGTGTGGGTCTGGTGGCGGCGCTGGTCATCATGCCCAGGAAACCCATCACGCCGATGGCGCGCGCCGCGCTGGCCCGGGCGCCGCGACAGTGGGGCGTGATTTTCCGCAGCCCGGCCTTCTGGCTGCTGTTCGCGGCGATGGTGCTGGTGAACCTGGGCGGCACCGGCCTGATCGGCCAGCTGGTGCCGATGCTGTCAGACCGGGGACTGCGCAGCGCCGACGCCGCGCTGCTGCTGTCGCTCTATGCCGCGGCGATCCTGGTGGGGCGGCTGACGACCGGGCTGCTGCTGGACCGGGTAAACCCGCCGCTCGTTTCGGCGCTCGCCATGCTGGTGCCGGCGCTCGGCTGCCTGATGCTGAACGAGGCGGCGCTGGGCCTCGCCTACGCCGCCCTGGCGGTCGTGCTGATCGGCGCGGCGCAAGGGGCAGAAACCGACGTGCTGGGCTTCATGACCGCGCGTTACCTGGGGCAGGCGCATTATTCCGCCCTGATGGGCATCTATTTCGGCGCGACCCTGACCGGCAACAGCCTGGGCGCGGTGCTGATCGGCCGAACCTATGATGCAACAGGCCACTACACGCTGGCGCTGTGGATTTTCGCGGCAGCGTTCGCGCTGGGCGCGATGGCCTTCGGCGCGCTGCGCTGGTGCCGGGTGGTGGAGCACCGGGGACTGCCGGTCTGA
- a CDS encoding MFS transporter, protein MGENAKRDRLVITASSLGTVFEWYDFFLYGILAALIGKLFFPGDNPTAALLASLATFGAGFGVRPLGALLFGYYGDRIGRKYTFLVTITLMGGATAAIGFLPTYAQAGLWAPALLLLLRLLQGLALGGEYGGAAIYVAEHAPPGKRGQYTSWIQVSVPTGFLLCVVVVLTTRHSMTTEEFEAWGWRIPFLLSILMLAISIFIRLKLAESPVFQAMKAAGTTSKNPIMDSIRAPGNLGRVAVSLFGVAAGLTVIYYTSQFGTLYFLTGTARVGEEEALLYLAIGAFMAIPLYVGFGVLSDRFGRKRLLLLGYALAMLLVFPLFRMMADGANPALARAVAASPVSIELPECDYNPFVKPATDCARGLEFLTKRGISYAKVPADAVALKVGDATVRGFDKEAWTAALVAAGYPDKADPNEKQRWKIILAVAAMVALSAMTYGQVAAIFVEMFPARIRYTSMSVPYHIGTGYFGGFLPFIQQLIVVQTGNAYSGLWYTVGVVAMAFVVTLIWLPETKDVDITK, encoded by the coding sequence ATGGGGGAGAATGCGAAGCGCGACCGGCTGGTGATCACGGCGTCGTCCCTGGGCACCGTGTTCGAATGGTATGACTTCTTCCTGTACGGCATCCTGGCGGCGCTGATCGGGAAGCTGTTCTTTCCCGGCGACAATCCGACCGCGGCGCTGCTGGCGAGCCTGGCGACCTTTGGCGCCGGCTTCGGGGTGCGGCCGCTGGGGGCGCTGCTGTTCGGCTATTATGGCGACCGGATCGGGCGGAAATACACGTTTCTGGTGACGATCACGCTGATGGGCGGGGCGACGGCGGCGATCGGCTTCCTGCCGACCTATGCCCAGGCCGGGCTGTGGGCCCCTGCCCTGCTGCTGTTGCTGCGGCTGTTGCAGGGGCTGGCGCTGGGCGGCGAATATGGCGGGGCGGCGATCTATGTGGCCGAGCATGCGCCGCCGGGGAAGCGCGGACAATATACCAGCTGGATCCAGGTGTCGGTGCCGACCGGTTTCCTGCTGTGCGTGGTGGTGGTGCTGACCACCCGGCACAGCATGACGACGGAAGAGTTCGAGGCCTGGGGGTGGCGCATTCCGTTCCTGCTGAGCATCCTGATGCTGGCGATTTCGATCTTCATCCGGTTGAAGCTGGCGGAATCGCCGGTGTTCCAGGCGATGAAGGCGGCGGGCACGACGTCGAAAAATCCGATCATGGATTCGATCCGGGCACCGGGCAATCTGGGGCGGGTGGCGGTGAGCCTGTTCGGCGTGGCGGCGGGGCTGACGGTGATCTATTACACCAGCCAGTTCGGCACGCTGTATTTCCTGACCGGCACGGCGCGGGTGGGGGAAGAGGAGGCGCTGCTGTATCTGGCGATCGGCGCCTTCATGGCGATCCCGCTCTATGTCGGATTCGGGGTGCTTTCCGACCGGTTCGGGCGCAAGCGCCTGTTATTGCTGGGCTATGCGCTGGCGATGCTGCTGGTGTTCCCGCTGTTCCGGATGATGGCGGACGGCGCCAACCCGGCATTGGCGCGGGCGGTGGCGGCAAGCCCGGTGAGCATCGAGCTGCCGGAATGCGATTATAACCCGTTCGTGAAACCGGCGACCGACTGCGCCCGGGGGCTGGAGTTCCTGACCAAGCGCGGGATCAGCTATGCCAAGGTGCCGGCCGATGCGGTCGCGCTGAAGGTGGGCGACGCGACGGTGCGGGGGTTCGACAAGGAGGCGTGGACGGCGGCGCTGGTGGCGGCGGGCTATCCGGACAAGGCCGATCCGAACGAGAAGCAGCGCTGGAAGATCATCCTGGCGGTGGCGGCGATGGTGGCGCTCTCTGCGATGACCTATGGGCAAGTCGCCGCAATCTTCGTGGAGATGTTCCCGGCACGCATCCGCTATACCAGCATGAGCGTGCCCTATCATATCGGCACGGGTTATTTCGGTGGGTTTCTGCCGTTCATCCAGCAGCTGATCGTGGTGCAGACGGGCAACGCCTATTCGGGTCTGTGGTACACGGTGGGGGTGGTGGCGATGGCGTTCGTGGTGACGCTGATCTGGCTGCCGGAGACGAAGGACGTGGATATCACGAAGTAG